The Solirubrobacter pauli sequence ACGTCGACGGCGACGGCACCTACGACGTGTCCGGCGCCACGCCGACCGTGACCGTGGCGCAGTTGCGCGCGCTGGGGCTCGCCGACGGCCCCCGGACGGTCACCGCGCACCTGCGCGTGAGCGACGGCGCGGTCGCGACCGTCGCGGACGCGACGGTCACCGTGCGCAACGTCGCGCCGGCCGCCGCCTTCACGGCGCCCGCGACCGTCGTCGAGGGCGGTTCGGCCACGGTCGCCCTCACGTCGCCGACCGACCCGGGCGACTCGACGTTCACGTACAGCTTCGACTTCGGCGGCGACGGCACGTGGGACGTGGCCGACTCCGCCACCGCGTCGGCCGCCGTCCCGGCCGCGCTGCTCGTCGACGGGCCCGCGAGCCTCACCGTGCGCGGCCGCATCACCGACAAGGACGGCGGTGCGACCGTCTACACGACGACGATCGCCATCACCAACGCCGCCCCGACCGCGAAGCTGACCGGCGTGACGGTCGTCGAGGGCTCACCGGCGACGGTGCGCTTCAGCGACCAGGACGACGTCTCGGCCGTCGACAAGGCCGCCGGCTTCACCTACGAGTACGACGTGGACGGCGACGGCACGTTCGAGGTCAAGAACACGGTCCCGAGCGTCACGGTCGCGACGACGGACGGGCCGTCCACGCGCGAGATCCGCGGCGCGCTCATCGACAAGGACGGCGGCCGCTCGACCTACACGGCGACCATCACGGTCGAGAACGCCGCCCCGACCGCCACGCTCACCGGCGACACGGTCGACGAGGGCGCCTCCGCGACGGTCACGTTCAGCGACGCGCACGATCCCTCGACCGCCGACGTGGCCGCCGGCTTCACGTACGAGTTCGACCTCGACGGCGACGGCGTCTTCGAGGTCAAGGGCACGGACCCGAAGGCCACGTTGAAGACCACCGACGGGCCGGCGACGCTGCGGGTCAAGGGCGCGATCGTCGACCGCGACGGCGGCCGCAACGCGTACACGACCGAGGTCGTCGTCCGCAACGTCGCGCCGACCCTCGCGCTCTCCGGCTCCGGCTCGGTCACGGCCGGGCAGCCCTACGCGCTGACGCTCACCGCCGCCGACGCGGGCGGCGACGCGCTGACCGGCACGATCAGCTGGGGTGACGGCACGACCGACGCCTACGCGCCCGCCGCCACGCACGTGTACGGCACGACCGGCGCGTACACGGTCAGCGTCACGGTGCGTGACAAGGACGGCGCCGAGGTGACCGCCACGCACGCCGTCACGGTCACGGCGACGCCCGCCGCGCCCGCTCCGACGCCGGCTCCGTCGACCGGCGTCCGGGGCGTCGGCGTGACGAACCTCCAGCTCACGCGTCTGCGGATCGCGGGTTCGCGCTGCGTCAGCGGCTCGGGCCTCCGTGCGGTGACCGCCGCCGCGAGGACGCTCAAGGTGCAGTTCCGCGTCTCCGCCGGCACGCCGGTGACGTTCACGCTCAAGCGCTGGGGCAAGCCGGGCGCGTCCAAGTGCCCGCCGAGCACCGGCGTGGCCCAGCAGGGCGGGAACAAGATCCCGGGCACGTACTCCCCGTTCAGCCGGCGGGCCGTCACGGCCAAGGCGGGCTTGAACACCGTCACGCTCGCGACCCGCACCGGCAAGGGCAAGGCGCTCAAGCCCGGCACCTATCTGCTGACCGTCACCGCCGGCGACGTCACCGCGCGCACGAAGGTGTGGGTGCTGGCGCGGTAGCGTGCGGGGCATGACCCCGATGAAGGCCCGCCTCGCTGCGGGCGAGACGCTCTTCGGCACGTTCCTGACGCTCGGCAGCCCGTTCGCCGCCGAGTCGTTGGGGCTGCTCGGCTGGGACTGGCTGCTGGTCGACCTCGAGCACGGCGGCGGCGACGAGTCCAAGCTCGTGGGCCAGCTGATGGGGTGCTCGTCCGCCGGGGTGCACGCGCTGGCGCGGGTCGAGTCGGATGTGCGCGGGCGCAGCGCCCGCGCGCTGGACCTCGGGGTCGAGGGCATCATGTGCCCGCAGGTGAACTCGGCCGAGCAGGCGGAGGCGTGGGCGTCGGTGCTGCACTACGGCCCGGCCGGCTCGCGCGGGATCGCGTTCTTCCACCGGGGCGCGCGCTACGGCACGGACCCGCACCCGGTCGAGACCGCGCGCGAGCGCACGTGCGGGATCGCGCAGATCGAGTCGCCGGAGGCGGTCGAGGCCGTCGAGGAGATCGCGGCGATCGACGGCGTCGACGTGCTGTTCGTCGGGCCGAGCGACCTCTCGTACTCGATGGGCATGTTCCGCGAGTTCGACCGGCCGGAGTTCCGCAGCGCGATCGAGCGCGTGAACGAGGCCGCCCAGGCCGCGGGCAAGTCGACCGGGATCTTCCTGACGTCGGTCGACGACGTGCCGGCGGCCGTCGCCGACGGCTTCCAGATGATCGGGATCGGCTCCGACGGCGGCTACATGATGGCCGCGGCGCGGGACACGCTCACGAAGGCGAGGTCCGCGCTCTGAGAGCATGCGGGCATGAGCACGCCCGTCGTCTTCATCCATGGCCTGTGGTTGCTGGAATCGAGCTGGGACCGCTGGGCCGAGTTGTTCGCCGAGCACGGGTACGAGCCCGTGCAGCCGGGGTGGCCGGATGACCCCGAGACCGTCGAGGAGGCCAACGCGCACCCGGAGGTGTTCGCGGGCAAGACGGTCGGGCAGGTCGCCGACCACTTCGCGGAGGTGATCGCCGGCCTCCCCGAGAAGCCGGTGCTGGTGGGGCACTCCTTCGGCGGGCTGCTCGCGCAGATCCTCGCCGGGCGTGGCCTGGCGGCCGCGACCGTGGCGCTCTCCCCCGCGCCGTTCCGCGGCGTGCTGCCGCTGCCGATCTCGGCGCTGCGGTCCGCCTCGCCCGTGCTCTCGAACCCGCTCAACCGGAGCCGGGCCGTGCCGCTCACGTACGACCAGTTCCGCTATGCGTTCGCGAACGCCGTCGCGCCCGAGGAGGCGAAGGCGCTCTACGAGACGTACGCGGTGCCCGCGCCGGGCGCGCCGCTGTTCCAGGCCGCGACCGCGAACCTGAACCCGTGGACCGAGGTCAAGGTCGACACGGACAACCCGGACCGCGGGCCGCTGCTGATCATCTCCGGCGAGAAGGACCACACGGTCCCGCCGGCGCTCTCGAAGGCCGCCTACAAGCAGCAGCAGGACAACCCCGGCCAGACCGAGCTCGTCTCGGTGGCGCGTGGGCACGCGCTGACCATCGACAGCGGCTGGCGCGAGGTCGCCGAGACCGCGCTCGCCTTCGTCGAGCGGGTTACGGCAGCGGCTTCTCAGCCGGCGGGCTGAGCGCGGCGCGCATCGCGTCGGCGCACAGGTCGGCCAGCGGCCACAGGAGCGCCCGGGCGTCGGGGAGGGCCTTGCGGTCGTCCTCGCGCGCCCAGTCGGCCTCGTCGCGCGACTCGACGAAGTGCGTGAGCGCGTGGCGCCAGGCGTTCAGGCGGCTGGGCCGCATGACGATCGTGCGGATGCCCTCCTGGCGCACGTGGTCGGCCAGCTCGTCGGCGAGCGCCGTCAGCTCGCGGAACTCGAGCACGTCGTCGACGGACATCTCGGCAGTGCGGAACCGCTCGGTGGTGATCACCTGGACGGCGTGGGCGGAGGCCGAGATCTCCTCCTGACCGAGGTCGAAGCACGCGAGCACGACGGCCTCTCCATCGAGGCCCGGCGTGATGTCTATGCGTGCGTGGTTCATGAGTGAACTCTATCGGCGGCTTGTTGCCGAGTCATTACCGTTGCGCTACCCGCTCGGGTAGCCCGCGTACCCCTGTACGCTCCGCTGCATGCCTTCGCCCGATGCCCCTCTGCCGGGCTCGTGCGCCTGCGGAGCCGTCCAGTTCCAGGTTACGACGGCCTTCGTCAGCGCCGGGTATTGCCATTGCACCCGCTGCCAGCGCCGGGCGGGAACACCCTGGTCCTACAACGCGCTGCTGCCCGACGGTCATGGCCTGGAGATCCTCTCGGGTGCGTCGGACATCACGGTCTGGCGGCCCGAGACGGGCCTGCCGAAGGCGTTCTGCTCGCAGTGCGGCGGGCACGTCTGGTCGGGCGATCCCGGCACGGACGGCCGCGTCGGCGTCCGCATCGGCGCGCTGCACGCCGATCCAGGAATCGAACCCTCCTGGCGGCAGTGGATCTCGTCCGCGCAGCCCTGGGTGCCGATCCCCGAGGATGGGCTGCCCCGCTACCCGGAGGCACGACAGACGTGATGGAGCAACGAGCGCTGGGACCACTGCCGGTCTCGGTGCTGTCCTTGGGCTCATGGCAGACCTACGAGCGGATTCCGCGCGCCGACGGCGTCGCCGTCCTCGACGCCGCGCGTGACGTCGGCATCACGCTGCTCGAGGTCGCCCGCTACAACGCCGCGAGCCCGGACGCGCCGCTGGCGACCGGCTACTCGGAGGTCGTCTTCGGCGAGATCTTCCGCACCTCGGGCTGGCCGCGCGACGAGGTCGCGATCGCCAACAAGCTGTGGTGGGAGTTCTGGCCGGAGCAATCGGTCACGCAGGAGCTCGAGGCGTCGCTGCAGCGCACCGGCCTCGACCACTTCGACTTCATCTACTCCGACCCGCCGCCGGCCGAGCTGGCGATCGAGGAGGTGTGCGAAGCCGTCGGCGGGCTCGTGACCGCCGGGAAGGTGAAGGGCTGGGGCGTCGTCAACTGGCCCGCGGAGCGGATCGCGGAGGCGCGCGCGGTCGCCACCGTGCCGCCCGTGGCCGCCCAGCTGCCCTACAACCTGATCTTCCGCGGCATGGTCGAGGCGCCCGAGATGGTGGAGGCGATGGGACCGATGGGCGTCGTGGCGTCGGCCGTGCTCGCCGGTGGCGCGTTGACCGGCAAGTACGCGGACGGCGGTTTCGGTCGCTTGTCCGGCCGGCTCGACGACCCGCGCTTCGCCGCCGCGCTGGCCGAGGCCGAGCAGCTGCGCGAGCGCGCCGCGGAGCTCGGCACCACGCCCGCGGCGCTGGCGATCCGGTTCGCGGCCGAGGCGCCGCGTGTCGCCACCGTGCTCCTGGGAGCGACCTCGCCCGAGCAGGTGCGTGAGAACGCGCGCGCAATAGCCCTGTAACCTGATCGGGTATGGATGAACAGCTCGCCTGGTACATCGGCGGGCCGGTGCTCGGACTGTGCGTCGTCGCGCTGCGCTGGCTTTTGAACGAACGCCTGGGCGCGACGCGGGCCTGGGCCGACGCGGTCGCGGGCCGGCTCGGCAGCGTGCACGCGTGGCTGCTCGTCGGCCTGATCGCGGGCGGGGTTGTCTTCGGCGTGCTCGGCACGTCCGCGGACGGCTACGGCTGGCTGACGGACACGTTCACCGGCGGCGCGCAGTGGGTGATCGTGCCGGTCCTGGTCGCCAGCGGGGTGCTGATCGGCTACGGCGCGCGATTGGCCGGCGGCTGCACGTCCGGCAACGGGCTGAGCGGGAACGCGGCGCTGTCGCCGGCGGCGCTGGTCGCGACGGGGACGTTCTTCGGCACCGCGATCGTCGTCAGCTTCGCGATCGAGGCGCTGCTGTGAGGCGCTTCGCGGCGTTCGCCGTGGGTGTCGTGTTCGGCCTCACCCTGTCGTGGTCGGGCATGACCGACCCGGACGTGCTGCGCGACGGCCTGCTGTTCCGCGACGCCTACCTGATGCTGTTCTTCGCCTCCGCCCTGGGCACGGCGTTCGTCGGCACGCGCGTCCTGAAGGCGTTGCAGGCCAAGGCGCTGCTGACGGGTGAGCCGGTGTCGTGGACGACGGTCAAGCCCGAGCGTCGCCACGTGGTCGGCAGCGTGCTGTTCGGCGTCGGCTGGGCGGTGGCGGACGTGTGCCCGGGCCCGATCGCCGCGCAACTCGGGCAGGGCGTCCCGTGGGCGCTCGCGACGCTGGTCGGCCTGGTCGGCGGCCTGGTGCTGTTCAGCCGCCGTAGCGCCGCAGCACCGGCTTAGCGCCCTCGGGCAGCGTGTAGAACGCGCGACCGTCGCGGCTCAGCGCGAGCGTCTCGCCCTGGCCCTCGCCGAGCAGGTCCGCGGCGGCGGTGCAGTCGGGCTCGCGCTCGAGCGCGGCGGCCAGCGACTGCGCGCGGGTCTTGCGCCACACGTAGGCGCTGTCGTACGTGCGCAGCACGATCGTGCGCCCGTCCGCCGACACGTCCCCGGCGGTGACCGCCTGCCCGATCCCGAGCTCGACGGTGGCCGCCTTCTTGAGCGTGCCGGCCCGCGTGGCCGTATAGACGTCGGCGGCGCCGCCGAGGTTCTTGGTGACGATCGCGAGCTGCCCGGTGCGCGGGTCGACGAGCAGCGCCTCCGCGTCGTGCGCGCGGTCGGGATAGCGGAGCTCGACCGTCGTCACCGTCGCCGTGCTGCCCTGCGGGATCGCGAACCGGTGGACCGCGATCGACTTCCGCTGCCCGAGGTTGTCCCCGATGTCGCCGACGTACAGCGTGCGCCCGCGGAGCGCGATGTCCTCCCAGTCGACGGCCTCGACGCCGGGCAGCCGCACCTCGCGCAGCCACGCGCCGTCCTTGCCGAGCTCGAACACGCGCGCGGAGTCGCCCGAGTCGTTGTGCGTCCAGAACGTCCCCGTCCGCGTCCGCACGAGCCCGGACAGCTCCGTGAGCGCGGGTCCCGCCGCGCGCCCGAGCTTGCGCACGGCGAGCGCACTCCGGCACAACGCCGGCGGGGCGGGCGTGCGCACGGCGGTCGCGGTGGCGGTGGGCGTCGCGTCCGGTCGCGGCGCGCCGGCAGACCCGCCGCACGCCGCGACGAGCAGCGCGAGCACCAGCGGCCACGTCCACTTCACGGGCCCGAGGCTAGCCGGGCCGGGCAAGGGCGACGGCGGGCGCGGCACGACCGCCCGCCGAACACGGCCTGACAGACACGGCCCGCCCACCCGGCACGGCCCGCGGCCGCTCGTCTGGCGCGGTTCGTCCCTAACGCGCCGCGGAGCGCGTCGGCGGCGCCGGCAGGCCGCGGCGCGTGCCTTCGTCCACGAAGTCCGCGAGCTTCGTCGCGCCGCCCGCGCCGGTCGGCACGCGGGTGGACAGCGCGGCGTAGAGCGCGGCCCACCGCAGGGTGTCCTCGACGCCCATGCCCGTCGCGTCGCCCCACGCCCAGGCCGCGACGAACAGGTCGCCCGCGCCGGTCGTGTCGATCGAGTGGCCGACGTCGAAGCCGTCCACGGACACGATGCGGCCGTCGACCGAGGCCACCGCGCCGTCGGCGCCGAGCGAGACGACGACCAGCGGGACGCGCGCGCCGATCATCGCCGCGGCCTCCTCGGGCGAGCCGGCGCCGG is a genomic window containing:
- a CDS encoding PKD domain-containing protein; translation: MLRRFCAFAALLASLLLAPSAAHAAVTHAASANATATGTASASLTVPAGANRFLLVGVSTVESATVTSVTYGAQVLTREVQSAKDSSRAEVWTLKAPNPGTANVTVTVSGGAPVVIGASTFTGVDQTLPIISSASADQNNSANSASLVLSGTVADDGMFGVISINDAPNITAIDSTASVDTVAAVKRWSGAQGTVLGAGATRGGNTGQNMALNTGINWFWNRIDPSHLMPFSNILVGLRQATAAPATAPVLNAPTASSIAHDRVTLGATMVDTGGDPVTARGFVMCQCANPEVGAPGTSTITAPLSQELGVFTYGLVGLLPSTQYTFRGFARNSQGTGYTAPATFTTAPQPNRAPTANAGGPYTIDESSPLTLDGSGTDADGDALSFQWDVDGDGTYDVSGATPTVTVAQLRALGLADGPRTVTAHLRVSDGAVATVADATVTVRNVAPAAAFTAPATVVEGGSATVALTSPTDPGDSTFTYSFDFGGDGTWDVADSATASAAVPAALLVDGPASLTVRGRITDKDGGATVYTTTIAITNAAPTAKLTGVTVVEGSPATVRFSDQDDVSAVDKAAGFTYEYDVDGDGTFEVKNTVPSVTVATTDGPSTREIRGALIDKDGGRSTYTATITVENAAPTATLTGDTVDEGASATVTFSDAHDPSTADVAAGFTYEFDLDGDGVFEVKGTDPKATLKTTDGPATLRVKGAIVDRDGGRNAYTTEVVVRNVAPTLALSGSGSVTAGQPYALTLTAADAGGDALTGTISWGDGTTDAYAPAATHVYGTTGAYTVSVTVRDKDGAEVTATHAVTVTATPAAPAPTPAPSTGVRGVGVTNLQLTRLRIAGSRCVSGSGLRAVTAAARTLKVQFRVSAGTPVTFTLKRWGKPGASKCPPSTGVAQQGGNKIPGTYSPFSRRAVTAKAGLNTVTLATRTGKGKALKPGTYLLTVTAGDVTARTKVWVLAR
- a CDS encoding YeeE/YedE family protein gives rise to the protein MDEQLAWYIGGPVLGLCVVALRWLLNERLGATRAWADAVAGRLGSVHAWLLVGLIAGGVVFGVLGTSADGYGWLTDTFTGGAQWVIVPVLVASGVLIGYGARLAGGCTSGNGLSGNAALSPAALVATGTFFGTAIVVSFAIEALL
- a CDS encoding GFA family protein, producing MPSPDAPLPGSCACGAVQFQVTTAFVSAGYCHCTRCQRRAGTPWSYNALLPDGHGLEILSGASDITVWRPETGLPKAFCSQCGGHVWSGDPGTDGRVGVRIGALHADPGIEPSWRQWISSAQPWVPIPEDGLPRYPEARQT
- a CDS encoding DUF6691 family protein — translated: MRRFAAFAVGVVFGLTLSWSGMTDPDVLRDGLLFRDAYLMLFFASALGTAFVGTRVLKALQAKALLTGEPVSWTTVKPERRHVVGSVLFGVGWAVADVCPGPIAAQLGQGVPWALATLVGLVGGLVLFSRRSAAAPA
- a CDS encoding aldo/keto reductase; translation: MEQRALGPLPVSVLSLGSWQTYERIPRADGVAVLDAARDVGITLLEVARYNAASPDAPLATGYSEVVFGEIFRTSGWPRDEVAIANKLWWEFWPEQSVTQELEASLQRTGLDHFDFIYSDPPPAELAIEEVCEAVGGLVTAGKVKGWGVVNWPAERIAEARAVATVPPVAAQLPYNLIFRGMVEAPEMVEAMGPMGVVASAVLAGGALTGKYADGGFGRLSGRLDDPRFAAALAEAEQLRERAAELGTTPAALAIRFAAEAPRVATVLLGATSPEQVRENARAIAL
- a CDS encoding HpcH/HpaI aldolase family protein translates to MTPMKARLAAGETLFGTFLTLGSPFAAESLGLLGWDWLLVDLEHGGGDESKLVGQLMGCSSAGVHALARVESDVRGRSARALDLGVEGIMCPQVNSAEQAEAWASVLHYGPAGSRGIAFFHRGARYGTDPHPVETARERTCGIAQIESPEAVEAVEEIAAIDGVDVLFVGPSDLSYSMGMFREFDRPEFRSAIERVNEAAQAAGKSTGIFLTSVDDVPAAVADGFQMIGIGSDGGYMMAAARDTLTKARSAL
- a CDS encoding alpha/beta hydrolase codes for the protein MSTPVVFIHGLWLLESSWDRWAELFAEHGYEPVQPGWPDDPETVEEANAHPEVFAGKTVGQVADHFAEVIAGLPEKPVLVGHSFGGLLAQILAGRGLAAATVALSPAPFRGVLPLPISALRSASPVLSNPLNRSRAVPLTYDQFRYAFANAVAPEEAKALYETYAVPAPGAPLFQAATANLNPWTEVKVDTDNPDRGPLLIISGEKDHTVPPALSKAAYKQQQDNPGQTELVSVARGHALTIDSGWREVAETALAFVERVTAAASQPAG